A portion of the Blastochloris tepida genome contains these proteins:
- a CDS encoding glycosyltransferase family 2 protein: protein MAEQAPLVSVVVPARNEAGNLAPLIDEIAAAMAGRGPFEAIVIDDGSSDATPLVLADLKRTYPWLRPLRHAVSCGQSAAIRTGVRAAAAPVVATLDGDGQNDPAFLPGLVDALAAAGPNVGLVAGQRLGRKDTGFKKLQSRIANAVRGRVLRDGTRDTGCGLKAFRREVFLALPYFDALHRFMPALVRREGFEVALLDVVDRPRRAGTSNYGLWDRLWVGILDLYGVWWLIRRRRRVPEVAEL from the coding sequence GTGGCCGAACAAGCTCCGCTGGTGTCCGTGGTGGTGCCGGCGCGCAATGAGGCGGGCAATCTTGCCCCGCTGATCGATGAGATCGCCGCCGCCATGGCCGGCCGCGGCCCGTTCGAGGCCATCGTGATCGACGACGGCTCTTCGGACGCCACACCGCTTGTGCTGGCCGATCTGAAGCGCACCTATCCCTGGCTGCGGCCGCTGCGCCACGCCGTCTCCTGCGGCCAGTCGGCGGCGATCCGCACCGGCGTGCGGGCGGCGGCAGCCCCGGTGGTGGCGACGCTCGACGGCGACGGCCAGAACGACCCGGCCTTCCTGCCCGGGCTGGTCGATGCCCTGGCGGCCGCCGGGCCGAATGTCGGCCTGGTCGCCGGCCAGCGGCTGGGGCGCAAGGATACCGGCTTCAAGAAGCTGCAGTCGCGAATCGCCAACGCCGTGCGCGGCCGGGTGCTGCGGGACGGCACGCGCGACACCGGCTGCGGGCTCAAGGCGTTCCGGCGCGAGGTGTTTCTGGCCCTGCCGTATTTCGATGCGCTGCACCGCTTCATGCCGGCCTTGGTGCGGCGCGAGGGGTTCGAGGTGGCGCTGCTCGACGTGGTCGACCGGCCGCGGCGGGCCGGCACCTCGAATTACGGCCTGTGGGACCGGCTGTGGGTCGGCATCCTCGATCTCTATGGCGTGTGGTGGCTGATCCGCCGCCGCCGCCGGGTGCCCGAGGTCGCGGAGCTCTAG
- a CDS encoding metal ABC transporter permease, producing MMELAASLASPFQFEFMRSALLISVLVAVPAALLSSFLVLKGWSLMGDAISHAVLPGVVLSYIAGLPLALGAFAAGMTCAVATGFLKENSRIKQDTVMGVVFSGMFGLGLVLYTWIETDVHLDHILFGDMLGVGWADIVESGVIAAVVTGLVMLKWRDLLLHAFDPVQAKAVGLPVRLLHYGFLAILSLAIVGALKAVGIILAIAMLIAPGAIAFLLTARFGLLLVLAVAVAVSCAFLGVYLSFFIDSAPAPTIVLLMTVVFIAAFLGSARIARRRSEASVA from the coding sequence ATGATGGAGCTTGCCGCAAGCCTCGCCTCGCCGTTCCAGTTCGAGTTCATGCGCAGCGCGCTGCTGATTTCGGTGCTGGTGGCGGTTCCGGCGGCGCTGCTGTCGTCGTTCCTGGTGCTCAAGGGCTGGTCGCTGATGGGGGATGCGATCTCCCACGCCGTTTTGCCGGGCGTGGTGCTGTCCTATATCGCCGGCCTGCCGCTGGCGCTGGGCGCGTTCGCCGCGGGCATGACCTGCGCGGTCGCCACCGGATTCCTCAAGGAAAACAGCCGCATCAAGCAGGATACGGTGATGGGCGTGGTGTTCTCGGGCATGTTCGGCCTGGGCCTCGTGCTCTACACCTGGATCGAGACCGACGTGCATCTCGACCACATCCTGTTCGGCGACATGCTGGGCGTCGGGTGGGCGGATATCGTCGAGAGTGGCGTCATCGCCGCCGTGGTCACCGGCCTCGTGATGCTGAAATGGCGGGATCTGCTGCTGCACGCGTTCGATCCGGTCCAGGCCAAGGCTGTGGGCCTGCCGGTGCGGCTGCTGCACTATGGCTTCCTGGCGATCCTGTCGCTCGCCATCGTCGGCGCGCTGAAGGCGGTCGGCATCATCCTGGCGATCGCCATGCTGATCGCGCCGGGCGCCATCGCCTTCCTGCTGACTGCCCGGTTCGGGCTGCTGCTGGTGCTGGCGGTTGCGGTCGCCGTGTCGTGCGCGTTCCTCGGGGTCTATCTCAGCTTCTTCATCGACAGCGCGCCGGCGCCGACCATCGTGCTGCTGATGACCGTGGTCTTCATCGCCGCATTCCTGGGCTCGGCGCGCATCGCCCGGCGGCGGTCCGAGGCAAGCGTCGCGTGA
- a CDS encoding metal ABC transporter permease, whose product MMAALLEPFGYGYMVNAMWVSAMVGAVCAFLSAYLMLKGWSLIGDALSHSIVPGVAGAYMLGLPFSLGAFLSGALAAAAMLFLSQRTKLKEDTVIGLIFTSFFGLGLFMVSLAPTSVNIQTIILGNILAITPEDTLQLAIIGAVSLIVLLVKWKDLMVVFFDENHARTIGLNPPLLKGLFFTLLSACTVAALMTVGAFLVIAMVVTPGATAYLLTDRFPRLIAISVAVGATTSFVGAYLSFFLDGATGGVIVVLQTLVFLAAFVFAPKHGLIASRRRVARSLEGAA is encoded by the coding sequence ATGATGGCCGCGCTGCTCGAGCCCTTCGGTTACGGTTACATGGTCAATGCCATGTGGGTGAGCGCAATGGTCGGCGCGGTCTGCGCCTTCCTGTCGGCCTATCTGATGCTCAAGGGCTGGTCACTGATCGGCGACGCGCTGTCCCACTCCATCGTTCCGGGCGTTGCCGGCGCCTACATGCTCGGTCTGCCGTTCTCGCTCGGGGCGTTCCTGTCGGGCGCGCTCGCCGCCGCTGCCATGCTGTTTCTGAGCCAGCGTACCAAGCTGAAGGAAGACACCGTCATCGGCCTGATCTTCACCTCCTTCTTCGGGCTCGGCCTGTTCATGGTGTCGTTGGCGCCGACATCGGTGAACATCCAGACGATCATCCTTGGCAATATTCTCGCCATCACGCCCGAGGACACGCTGCAGCTGGCGATCATCGGTGCGGTGTCGCTCATTGTGCTGCTGGTGAAGTGGAAGGATCTGATGGTGGTGTTCTTCGACGAGAACCACGCCCGCACCATCGGCCTCAATCCACCCCTGCTCAAGGGCCTGTTCTTCACGCTGCTCAGCGCCTGCACGGTGGCGGCGCTGATGACGGTCGGCGCTTTCCTGGTCATCGCCATGGTGGTGACGCCGGGCGCCACCGCCTATCTGCTCACCGACCGGTTTCCGCGCCTCATCGCCATCAGCGTCGCGGTCGGGGCAACCACCAGCTTCGTCGGCGCCTATCTCAGCTTCTTCCTCGACGGCGCCACCGGCGGGGTCATCGTCGTGCTGCAGACCCTGGTGTTCCTGGCGGCCTTCGTGTTCGCGCCCAAGCACGGCCTGATCGCCAGCCGGCGGCGGGTGGCGCGGAGCCTGGAGGGCGCCGCATGA
- a CDS encoding manganese/iron ABC transporter ATP-binding protein, with protein sequence MKSDAMTSDKRRDTAPEAGIAVVGVTVTYRNGHTALRDASFEIPTGTIAALVGVNGSGKSTLFKAIMGFVSLAKGSISILGRPVREALKSNLVAYVPQSEEVDWSFPVLVEDVVMMGRYGHMGLLRIPKAQDRAAVDAALARVGMAAFRKRQIGELSGGQRKRVFLARALAQDSRVILLDEPFTGVDLTTEETIIQLLRGLRDEGRVMLVSTHDLGSIPEFCDRTVLIRNTVLAYGPTPEVFTEANLERTFGGALRHLVFDRAEGAASRPTGIITDDEKPFVLYGDGCPETGTPKAGAPEAAEIGAGDAKGAPARSPADETTPVRETPVRERSGA encoded by the coding sequence ATGAAGTCGGACGCCATGACATCGGACAAGCGCCGCGACACCGCGCCGGAGGCGGGCATCGCGGTGGTGGGGGTAACGGTTACATACCGTAACGGCCATACCGCGCTGCGCGATGCCTCCTTCGAGATTCCGACCGGAACCATCGCCGCGCTGGTCGGCGTCAATGGCTCGGGCAAATCGACTTTGTTCAAGGCGATCATGGGCTTCGTGTCGCTGGCCAAGGGATCGATCTCGATCCTCGGCCGGCCGGTCCGCGAGGCGCTGAAATCCAACCTCGTGGCCTATGTGCCGCAGAGCGAGGAGGTCGACTGGAGCTTCCCGGTCCTGGTCGAGGACGTGGTGATGATGGGGCGCTACGGCCATATGGGCCTGCTGCGCATCCCCAAGGCGCAGGACCGCGCGGCGGTGGACGCGGCGCTGGCGCGGGTCGGCATGGCGGCGTTCCGCAAGCGCCAGATCGGCGAGCTTTCCGGCGGCCAGCGCAAGCGCGTCTTCCTCGCCCGGGCGCTGGCGCAGGACAGCCGGGTAATCCTGCTGGACGAGCCGTTCACCGGCGTCGACCTCACCACCGAGGAGACCATCATCCAACTGCTGCGCGGCCTGCGCGACGAGGGCCGGGTGATGCTGGTCTCCACCCACGACCTTGGCAGCATTCCCGAATTCTGCGACCGCACCGTGCTGATCCGCAACACCGTGCTGGCCTATGGCCCGACGCCCGAGGTGTTCACCGAGGCCAATCTGGAGCGGACGTTCGGTGGCGCGCTGCGCCATCTCGTCTTCGATCGCGCGGAGGGGGCCGCCAGCCGGCCGACCGGCATCATCACCGACGACGAGAAGCCGTTCGTGCTTTATGGCGACGGCTGTCCCGAGACGGGCACGCCGAAGGCCGGCGCACCAGAGGCAGCCGAAATCGGGGCAGGGGACGCCAAGGGCGCGCCCGCCCGATCCCCGGCGGACGAGACGACGCCCGTGCGCGAGACACCGGTGCGGGAACGGAGCGGCGCATGA